One genomic window of Rhizomicrobium sp. includes the following:
- a CDS encoding tyrosine recombinase XerC yields MARSAEDLKTAWLASLAHERRASVHTLRAYGDDMARFLDFLHGHLGGGVSERALAKLAPADIRAFITVRRAEGLGSKGVQRAMAALRSFFRYLARENILESAAARSIRTPRIRKGLPRPLSERDAARAIEVAGENDIAWIARRDAALLTLLYGAGLRISEALSLRRGDVPLAPSLTIFGKGRKERVVPMLESVRAAIAAYADAIPFTGAKDAPLFLSRRGKPMSPREAQLLMERLRGALGLSERATPHAMRHSFATHLLANGGDLRAVQELLGHASLSTTQTYTEIDTKKLMAVYEKAHPRG; encoded by the coding sequence ATGGCTCGATCTGCCGAAGATCTGAAGACGGCCTGGCTCGCCAGCCTGGCGCATGAGCGTCGGGCGAGCGTGCACACGCTGCGCGCCTATGGCGACGACATGGCGCGGTTCCTGGATTTCCTGCACGGCCATCTCGGCGGCGGCGTGAGCGAGCGCGCGCTGGCGAAGCTTGCCCCGGCCGACATCCGCGCCTTCATCACCGTGCGCCGCGCCGAGGGCCTCGGCAGCAAGGGTGTGCAGCGCGCGATGGCCGCTTTGCGCAGCTTCTTCCGCTATCTGGCGCGCGAGAACATTTTGGAGAGCGCCGCCGCCCGCAGCATCCGCACCCCGCGCATCCGCAAGGGCCTGCCGCGGCCTTTGAGCGAACGCGACGCCGCCCGCGCGATCGAAGTCGCCGGCGAGAACGACATCGCATGGATCGCGCGCCGCGACGCCGCGCTGTTGACGCTGCTCTACGGCGCGGGCCTGCGCATCTCCGAAGCCTTGAGCCTGAGGCGCGGCGACGTGCCCCTGGCGCCGTCGCTGACCATCTTCGGCAAGGGCCGCAAGGAGCGCGTCGTGCCGATGCTCGAGTCCGTGCGCGCGGCCATCGCCGCCTATGCCGACGCGATTCCCTTCACCGGCGCGAAGGATGCGCCGCTGTTCCTTTCCCGCCGCGGCAAGCCGATGAGCCCGCGCGAGGCACAGCTCCTGATGGAACGCCTGCGCGGCGCGCTCGGTCTGTCGGAACGCGCCACGCCGCATGCGATGCGCCATTCCTTCGCGACGCATCTGTTGGCCAATGGCGGAGACCTCCGCGCCGTGCAGGAGCTCCTCGGCCACGCCTCGCTCTCGACGACGCAGACTTATACGGAGATCGACACGAAGAAGCTGATGGCGGTCTACGAGAAAGCGCATCCGCGCGGATGA
- the fsa gene encoding fructose-6-phosphate aldolase codes for MKLFIDSADPKEIAKWAQTGLVDGVTTNPSLAAKTGLDYKESLKEICDSVPGPVSAEVLAVDTKDMIAEAKIFAKIASNITIKVPLTWDGLAACRALRSEGLMVNVTLCFSPVQAMMAAKAGATFISPFIGRLDDAGQDGMELIREIRTIFDNYGYETQILAASIRGVPHVRESALSGADVATLPVDVFKSLLNHPLTDKGLATFIADAKKAGVRIRDE; via the coding sequence ATGAAGCTCTTCATCGACAGCGCGGACCCCAAAGAGATCGCGAAGTGGGCGCAAACCGGCCTGGTGGACGGGGTGACGACCAATCCCTCGCTCGCCGCCAAGACCGGCCTCGACTACAAGGAATCGCTGAAGGAGATTTGCGATTCGGTGCCCGGCCCGGTGAGCGCCGAAGTGCTCGCGGTCGACACCAAGGACATGATCGCCGAGGCGAAGATCTTCGCCAAGATCGCCAGCAACATCACCATCAAGGTGCCGCTGACCTGGGACGGGCTGGCCGCCTGCCGCGCGCTGCGCTCCGAAGGGCTGATGGTCAATGTCACGCTGTGCTTCTCGCCGGTGCAGGCGATGATGGCGGCGAAGGCCGGCGCCACCTTCATCTCGCCCTTCATCGGCCGTCTCGACGACGCCGGCCAGGACGGCATGGAGCTGATCCGCGAGATCCGCACCATCTTCGACAATTACGGCTACGAGACCCAGATCCTCGCCGCCTCGATCCGCGGCGTGCCGCATGTGCGCGAGAGCGCGCTCAGCGGCGCCGACGTCGCGACGCTCCCGGTTGACGTGTTCAAATCCCTCCTCAACCATCCGCTGACCGACAAGGGGCTGGCGACCTTCATCGCGGATGCGAAGAAGGCCGGCGTCAGAATCCGGGACGAATGA